A stretch of Castanea sativa cultivar Marrone di Chiusa Pesio chromosome 2, ASM4071231v1 DNA encodes these proteins:
- the LOC142623872 gene encoding proline-rich receptor-like protein kinase PERK3, giving the protein MSKSNAAIVGGAVGMLAFSAIVIVLVWFCKTHCKNLSNKNSETGSSDPSALVEWNREGGSSSAAAPSGPHGGKFTMMELELATKQFSESNLIGFGSFGPVYKGLLRDGTLVAIKRRPGSPQQDFVAEVSYLSEIRHRNLVTLLGYCLESGSQMLVFEYVTNGSMCNHLYDTGIDSSTKIEFKQRISIALGAAKGLCHLHGLRPPLVHNNFKTANVLVDSNYIAKVSDAGVSKLLEMIEEAGPSHMSSANVFRDPEVGVSRTISEMSDVYSFGVFLLELVTGQEALHVDSLGSNESFFQWVESRLSLNDFVDRRLAGGFTTEGMRDLIRLTLNCMSFPGKRRPKMEMIVHELERIQEKEMAMTTVMGEGTSTITLGSDLFTS; this is encoded by the exons ATGTCAAAGTCAAATGCAGCTATAGTTGGAGGTGCTGTAGGGATGCTTGCATTTTCGGCAATAGTCATTGTGCTTGTATGGTTCTGCAAGACACACTGTAAAAACCTTTCAAACAAGAATTCAGAAACAGGTTCTTCGGATCCATCTGCACTAG TGGAGTGGAATAGGGAAGGGGGATCAAGTTCAGCAGCAGCTCCATCTGGACCACACGGAGGCAAGTTCACAATGATGGAATTAGAGCTAGCCACCAAGCAATTCAGTGAGAGCAATCTCATCGGTTTTGGAAGTTTTGGTCCTGTTTATAAAGGTTTGCTCCGTGATGGGACTCTTGTAGCTATCAAAAGGCGTCCAGGTTCTCCTCAACAAGATTTTGTTGCAGAG GTCAGTTATTTGTCAGAGATTCGGCATCGCAATTTAGTTACTCTTCTTGGTTACTGCCTGGAAAGTGGATCTCAAATGCTAGTTTTTGAATATGTAACAAATGGAAGCATGTGCAATCACTTATATG ATACTGGAATAGATTCATCAACTAAAATAGAGTTCAAGCAAAGGATATCCATAGCTTTAGGGGCTGCTAAAG GTTTGTGCCACTTACATGGCCTAAGACCTCCCTTGGTGCACAATAACTTCAAAACAGCAAATGTCTTGGTTGATTCGAACTACATTGCTAAGGTTTCAGATGCAGGGGTGTCAAAACTACTTGAAATGATTGAAGAAGCAGGTCCATCTCACATGTCCAGTGCCAATGTTTTCCGAGATCCAGA GGTAGGAGTATCAAGGACCATCTCTGAAATGAGTGACGTGTACAGCTTTGGGGTATTTCTTTTGGAGCTTGTGACTGGACAAGAGGCTTTGCATGTTGACTCCTTGGGATCTAATGAAAGTTTTTTCCAATGG GTGGAATCACGATTGAGTTTAAATGATTTTGTGGACCGTCGACTAGCTGGAGGCTTCACCACTGAGGGAATGAGAGATTTGATCAGGCTGACACTAAATTGCATGAGTTTTCCAGGAAAAAGGAGACCAAAAATGGAAATGATTGTGCACGAGCTGGAAAGGATACAAGAGAAAGAAATGGCAATGACCACAGTCATGGGTGAGGGTACTTCAACAATTACTTTAGGGAGTGATCTATTTACATCATAA